Proteins from a genomic interval of Pseudanabaena yagii GIHE-NHR1:
- a CDS encoding Nif11-like leader peptide family RiPP precursor: protein MKTFEMDCDQFFRNNKITQVIFMSSQSLQEFKDQISQSINLQEKIDLIQSPVELILIAKAMGIELTNDDLKEIAQTAFHQWVSQLSGSIQNFFETAQNNQELNQRLRQCKSSSDVVVLAKEHQFEFSEVDLQQAATLSQKLEGFSFEKLWFKQLGLI, encoded by the coding sequence GTGAAAACCTTTGAAATGGACTGCGATCAATTTTTCAGAAACAATAAGATTACTCAGGTCATTTTCATGTCTTCTCAATCTCTACAAGAATTTAAAGACCAAATCTCACAATCAATTAACTTACAAGAGAAAATTGATTTGATTCAATCGCCTGTGGAATTAATTCTTATTGCTAAAGCGATGGGTATTGAATTAACTAACGATGATTTAAAGGAGATCGCGCAAACTGCTTTTCACCAATGGGTGTCACAGCTATCTGGGTCGATACAGAATTTTTTTGAAACAGCCCAAAATAATCAAGAGTTAAATCAAAGACTCAGACAATGTAAATCGTCAAGTGATGTAGTTGTTCTTGCTAAAGAACACCAGTTTGAATTTTCTGAAGTAGATCTTCAACAGGCAGCCACTTTATCTCAAAAATTAGAAGGGTTTAGTTTTGAAAAATTATGGTTCAAGCAATTGGGATTGATTTAG
- a CDS encoding ATPase, T2SS/T4P/T4SS family, producing MPEKLSLEELKLDPYISPVEARLLVQKILEGKPGLFPITGQLGTGKTTTLFIIAYYAWQKSLPVTLLSEESNWFDLVQLQLPQSWVTQHVEPSEQAWLDAIDQATANPSTIIVIDILNGNNEAAALMAAKSKHWVFACIDTPFVGIDVLPNLRARGLTSQEILENVSGVVSQMLLPRLCGNCGQLVAASLEETRLVYPDSRKSKELWREIGCQVCSGRGKIGRCASFEVLHIDDEVKPLLEDYLARNILNRLPNHKHFTMQNGSRDLVKNGLVGIQTYQREVLQNPLLRIQHFWEQENFRAKQFQEMFGRFVTQQLVDRIMSQQDFEQIVEGERKYVTCFFCDVRGFTTRAEQSSPSEIFLTLNRYFREIIDTVFQYEGTIDKFIGDSVMVVFGAPIEQTDQELRAVQCAIAIQQKVAEINRTETVPIHIGIGINSGEVMAGCLGSDRRMDYTILGDVVNTAARLESQAQPDQILIGSETYAAVQDKVECRGIGSLKLKGKVESLEVFEVVYV from the coding sequence ATGCCAGAAAAACTTAGTCTTGAGGAACTCAAGCTCGATCCATATATTTCACCAGTTGAAGCCAGACTTTTAGTACAAAAAATCTTGGAGGGGAAACCTGGTTTATTTCCTATAACAGGACAACTTGGCACAGGCAAAACCACAACATTATTTATAATTGCTTACTATGCTTGGCAAAAAAGTTTGCCTGTTACCTTGCTCTCCGAGGAGAGCAATTGGTTCGATTTAGTACAATTACAATTACCTCAAAGTTGGGTGACTCAACATGTGGAGCCATCTGAACAAGCTTGGTTGGATGCAATTGATCAGGCAACAGCCAATCCATCAACTATTATCGTCATTGATATACTCAATGGAAATAACGAAGCAGCAGCTCTCATGGCAGCAAAATCTAAGCACTGGGTCTTTGCCTGTATTGACACTCCTTTTGTAGGAATAGATGTACTTCCCAACCTACGGGCTAGAGGGTTAACCAGCCAAGAGATTTTGGAGAATGTTTCAGGGGTAGTTTCACAAATGCTCCTACCTCGTTTGTGTGGTAACTGTGGACAGTTAGTTGCAGCGAGTTTGGAGGAGACTCGGCTGGTTTATCCTGATAGTCGTAAATCAAAAGAACTATGGCGCGAGATTGGCTGCCAAGTATGTTCTGGTCGAGGAAAAATTGGGCGTTGTGCATCTTTTGAAGTCCTTCATATTGATGATGAAGTAAAACCTTTATTGGAAGACTATTTAGCCCGCAATATCTTAAATCGGCTTCCGAATCACAAACATTTCACCATGCAAAATGGATCGAGAGATTTGGTTAAAAATGGACTTGTGGGGATCCAAACTTACCAACGTGAAGTATTACAGAATCCACTGTTGCGGATACAACATTTCTGGGAACAAGAAAACTTTCGCGCTAAGCAGTTTCAAGAGATGTTTGGACGCTTTGTGACTCAACAGCTTGTAGACAGGATTATGTCTCAGCAAGACTTTGAGCAAATAGTTGAAGGCGAACGAAAATATGTCACCTGCTTCTTCTGTGATGTTCGTGGCTTTACAACTCGTGCAGAACAAAGCTCTCCGTCAGAAATCTTTCTAACTCTCAATCGATATTTTCGGGAAATAATCGATACAGTGTTCCAATATGAAGGGACGATCGATAAATTTATTGGGGATTCGGTGATGGTTGTTTTTGGGGCTCCCATCGAGCAGACTGACCAAGAACTTCGAGCTGTGCAATGTGCGATCGCAATCCAGCAAAAAGTGGCTGAAATCAATCGAACTGAGACTGTGCCGATTCACATTGGTATTGGAATTAATTCTGGCGAAGTTATGGCAGGCTGTCTCGGTAGCGATCGACGGATGGACTATACCATTTTAGGTGATGTTGTTAACACAGCAGCTCGTCTAGAAAGCCAAGCTCAGCCAGATCAAATTCTGATCGGTTCGGAGACTTATGCTGCTGTACAAGATAAGGTGGAATGTCGTGGCATTGGATCTTTAAAACTCAAGGGAAAAGTTGAGTCATTAGAAGTTTTTGAGGTTGTCTATGTATAG
- a CDS encoding COG3415 family protein — protein sequence MQTGKAYSQDLRERVIAGYQKGKTTMKEVADRFAVSRNWVNNLVQRQKQTGSVSAKPHGGGAVAKVNATHYPIPEAIIDGQNDIILLEIRQRFAEKTEILGSQSTICRAL from the coding sequence ATGCAAACAGGAAAAGCGTATTCACAGGATTTGAGAGAACGAGTAATCGCAGGTTATCAAAAAGGGAAAACCACGATGAAAGAAGTAGCAGATAGGTTTGCGGTAAGTCGAAACTGGGTCAATAATCTGGTGCAAAGACAAAAACAAACAGGAAGTGTGTCGGCAAAACCCCATGGAGGAGGAGCAGTAGCCAAAGTCAACGCAACCCATTACCCAATCCCAGAAGCAATCATTGATGGTCAAAACGACATAATCTTGCTAGAAATCAGGCAAAGGTTCGCGGAAAAGACAGAGATATTGGGAAGTCAGTCCACGATTTGTCGAGCCTTGTAG
- a CDS encoding transposase, whose product MMWAIETNNLVFIDESGTNLNMARTYARSKKGTRAHGCNPHNKGKNLTIIAAITITGVIAALSFFGSNNAVTFLFYVTEVLVPQLNDTMVVVIDNLNLHCSDEVKTAIEHTGAKLIFLPTYSPDL is encoded by the coding sequence ATGATGTGGGCAATCGAAACCAATAATCTGGTGTTTATCGATGAGTCAGGCACAAACCTAAATATGGCTAGGACTTATGCAAGGTCAAAAAAAGGAACAAGGGCACATGGGTGCAACCCACACAACAAAGGTAAAAATCTGACCATAATCGCGGCGATCACCATTACGGGTGTAATTGCGGCTCTATCATTTTTTGGTAGTAACAATGCAGTAACTTTTTTGTTTTATGTGACTGAGGTACTTGTACCACAGCTAAACGATACAATGGTCGTTGTGATAGACAATCTCAATCTCCACTGTAGCGATGAGGTCAAAACTGCAATTGAGCATACTGGCGCTAAACTGATTTTCTTACCCACTTATTCTCCTGATTTATAA
- a CDS encoding urease accessory protein UreF translates to MIDSRLALMQLSDSFFPSGSFTLSHGLEAMVQTNQIHNPEDIETFLYLLLHNKVGCSDLIALIHAHRASTNNDLQEVRRADAYLYAQMLIQTTREAQQRSGQALLLVARSTWNDPQLEALQEDVDINKTPGLHPIVFAIVGRAVHLSERDTSFAFLHNFVTGIVGAAIRLGVLGHLSAQSILCKMATEIDAIVSQSMSRSLDDMWSCTPAIDIAQMSHHRLTSKQFST, encoded by the coding sequence ATGATTGATTCTCGTCTTGCTCTGATGCAATTGTCTGATTCTTTTTTTCCATCGGGTTCCTTCACGCTTTCCCACGGTTTGGAAGCAATGGTGCAAACTAATCAGATTCATAATCCAGAGGATATAGAAACATTTCTCTATTTGTTGCTACATAACAAAGTGGGTTGTTCAGATTTGATTGCCCTCATCCATGCGCATCGTGCCAGCACCAACAACGATCTACAGGAAGTGCGGCGAGCGGATGCATATTTGTATGCTCAGATGTTAATTCAGACGACCCGTGAAGCGCAGCAGCGAAGCGGACAGGCTTTATTACTGGTAGCGCGATCGACTTGGAATGATCCTCAACTGGAAGCATTGCAGGAAGATGTTGATATCAACAAAACGCCAGGTTTACACCCAATCGTGTTTGCGATCGTTGGTCGTGCAGTGCATCTAAGTGAACGCGATACAAGTTTTGCATTCTTGCATAATTTTGTGACGGGGATAGTCGGTGCGGCGATTCGTTTGGGCGTTTTGGGACATTTGAGCGCACAGAGTATTCTTTGCAAGATGGCAACAGAGATCGACGCGATTGTCTCTCAATCAATGTCACGCTCCTTGGATGACATGTGGTCTTGTACACCTGCGATCGATATTGCTCAAATGTCCCACCATCGACTGACTAGCAAACAGTTCTCAACATAA
- a CDS encoding urease accessory protein UreE translates to MTVLTETYLGNQEIDKSLQQQVLQAQQAGTLLEVYLQPEDSGKGRIHAFSTTGIELGIIKSREQSLGTGDLFAMQSGQLLLVNLTGQTVMTLSVSGDVSKHAIDLIYLGHVLGNHHWPILVNGDRIYVEMVADRAVMEATVKNVNIPNLCIDYEVRSSTNQIQFSSHSHH, encoded by the coding sequence ATGACAGTCCTAACCGAAACCTATTTAGGTAATCAAGAAATCGATAAATCTCTACAGCAGCAAGTATTGCAAGCTCAACAAGCGGGAACCTTGCTAGAGGTCTATTTGCAACCAGAAGATAGTGGCAAAGGTCGTATTCATGCTTTTTCGACAACGGGCATTGAGCTAGGCATCATCAAAAGCCGAGAGCAGTCGCTCGGAACAGGCGATTTGTTCGCGATGCAATCTGGACAATTACTGTTAGTCAATCTCACTGGGCAAACTGTGATGACTCTGAGCGTTAGTGGTGATGTCTCAAAACATGCGATTGACTTAATCTATTTGGGACATGTACTTGGTAACCATCACTGGCCGATTCTAGTAAATGGCGATCGCATTTATGTAGAAATGGTAGCCGATCGCGCTGTAATGGAAGCCACTGTAAAAAACGTCAATATTCCGAACTTATGTATTGACTATGAAGTGCGCTCTTCCACTAATCAGATTCAATTTTCCTCCCATTCTCATCACTAA
- a CDS encoding urease accessory protein UreD: MLAELIAPPITKLNPPVSPQQLTLEMGLDQFGRSFVYRQYATYPFRLSRPLRLDPTDAHRAYLYIMNSSPGLLAGDRFQIGAKLRDRTSLYLTDQSASKVHLMPFGQFARIRYDFEIGAGSSLEFVPEPLILYRDANLEQTIQIAIAPTGNLFLSEIMIPGRLARGECFHFRQYFSRLKVCNTDGDLVFTDAMRLLGKAEPLTNNPIFTSQPILASIILVAPEGDLQSLERDLEGFVQIYPELTAACSTLPNCNGLLMRAMSSNVPSLKAYINYALTRMRHLNAQPPLPEIYK; the protein is encoded by the coding sequence ATGTTAGCTGAACTCATCGCTCCACCAATCACCAAGCTAAACCCTCCAGTTTCCCCACAACAACTCACCTTAGAGATGGGACTCGATCAATTTGGGCGATCATTTGTGTATCGTCAGTATGCAACCTATCCTTTTCGGCTGTCCCGTCCGTTAAGGCTCGACCCTACCGATGCCCATCGCGCTTATCTATACATTATGAATTCTTCCCCTGGGCTGTTGGCGGGCGATCGCTTTCAGATCGGAGCCAAATTACGCGATCGTACAAGTCTGTATCTCACTGATCAGTCAGCCTCAAAAGTCCATCTAATGCCATTTGGTCAGTTTGCCCGTATTCGTTATGACTTTGAGATTGGCGCAGGGTCAAGTTTGGAGTTTGTCCCTGAACCACTGATTCTCTATCGCGATGCCAATCTGGAGCAGACTATCCAAATAGCGATCGCCCCAACTGGGAACCTGTTTCTAAGCGAAATCATGATTCCTGGGCGGTTAGCAAGGGGAGAATGCTTCCATTTTAGGCAGTATTTCAGTCGCTTAAAAGTCTGTAACACTGACGGAGACTTGGTCTTTACCGATGCGATGCGTTTGCTGGGCAAAGCTGAGCCGCTGACTAACAATCCAATTTTTACATCTCAACCAATTCTTGCCAGCATAATTTTAGTTGCGCCAGAGGGCGATTTACAATCTTTGGAACGGGATTTAGAAGGGTTTGTCCAAATCTATCCAGAGTTAACTGCCGCCTGTTCGACCTTGCCTAACTGTAATGGTTTGCTTATGCGTGCGATGTCGTCAAATGTACCGAGCCTTAAAGCCTATATCAACTATGCATTGACCAGAATGCGGCATCTAAATGCTCAACCACCTTTACCTGAGATATACAAATGA
- the ureG gene encoding urease accessory protein UreG, producing the protein MKKSVARLGVGGPVGSGKTALLERLLPLLMQQGIEVAVVTNDLLTQEDADRLKRQGVLPANRIVGVETGSCPHTAIREDPTMNLLAIRNLERAFPELDLVFVESGGDNLASTFSYDLIDAYIFVLDVGAGDDIPRKNGPGFMQADLVVINKIDIAPYVGADLNIIDRDATERRKGKPIAYTNCKTGEGLDRVMQFIFDKLLFQSVRELA; encoded by the coding sequence ATGAAAAAATCAGTGGCGCGTTTGGGTGTCGGTGGGCCGGTCGGCAGTGGCAAAACGGCTCTACTGGAAAGGTTATTACCTTTACTAATGCAGCAAGGGATTGAAGTCGCTGTGGTCACAAATGATTTGTTGACGCAAGAAGATGCCGATCGCCTCAAGCGTCAAGGAGTCTTACCTGCCAATCGAATTGTGGGTGTGGAAACAGGTAGTTGTCCTCATACCGCGATTCGTGAAGATCCGACAATGAATTTGTTGGCAATCCGCAATCTAGAGCGAGCTTTTCCAGAACTCGATCTGGTATTTGTCGAAAGCGGTGGCGACAATTTGGCATCGACATTTAGCTATGACTTAATTGATGCTTATATTTTTGTGCTGGATGTGGGCGCAGGCGATGATATTCCCCGCAAAAATGGGCCGGGATTTATGCAAGCCGATCTGGTGGTAATTAACAAAATTGATATTGCGCCCTATGTGGGAGCTGACCTGAACATCATCGATCGCGATGCTACCGAACGAAGAAAAGGTAAACCGATCGCCTATACCAACTGTAAAACGGGTGAAGGATTAGATCGGGTGATGCAGTTCATCTTTGACAAATTACTATTTCAGTCCGTTCGAGAACTAGCTTGA
- the ureC gene encoding urease subunit alpha: MEISRERYAELFGPTTGDRIRLGDTSLIAEVQRDTTVYGDECVFGGGKTLRDGLGLASGVTAAEGALDLVITNVVLIDPVQGIVKTDIGIKDGRIVGIGKAGNPGVMDGVQPNLIISANTDVRSAEGLIATPGGIDCHVHFDSAGLCAEALSSGLTTMIGGGLGPVTVGICSGGAYNMGLMLQASEGFAINFGFLGKGSSSLPASLVEQIEGGAIGLKIHEDWGAMPALIDTCLSVADLHDFQVQIHTDTLNESGYVEDTLAAIRGRTIHMYHTEGAGGGHAPDIIKVASYSHCLPSSTNPTNPYTVNTFDEHLDMVMVCHHLNPKVPEDVAFAESRIRAETIAAEDILHDMGAISMMGSDSQGMGRIGEVICRTWQLASKMKDQRGALPEDSDRHDNQRILRYIAKYTINPAKTCGIDSHVGSIEAGKIADIVLWHPGYFGVKPELVIKGGFIAWSPMGESNASLMTCEPILYRPQWGSYGSAKQSTSFCFVTQTALDCGLADKLKLRKQLLPVKNTRSLSKADMLHNNACPEIEVDPDTFQVRVNGEIATCEPVSRVPLGRLYIFR, translated from the coding sequence ATGGAAATTAGTCGGGAGCGTTATGCTGAGCTGTTTGGTCCCACCACAGGCGATCGGATTCGGTTAGGGGATACATCATTAATTGCGGAAGTTCAGAGAGATACTACTGTCTATGGTGATGAGTGTGTTTTTGGCGGTGGTAAAACTCTCCGTGATGGTTTGGGCTTAGCTTCTGGGGTGACAGCGGCGGAAGGAGCCTTGGATCTTGTCATCACCAATGTGGTGCTGATCGACCCCGTGCAGGGGATTGTTAAGACAGACATTGGCATCAAAGATGGCAGAATTGTCGGTATTGGTAAAGCAGGCAACCCTGGCGTAATGGATGGAGTCCAGCCCAACCTAATTATTAGTGCCAATACAGATGTTCGATCTGCTGAAGGCTTAATCGCTACACCAGGTGGAATTGATTGTCATGTTCATTTTGATAGTGCAGGTCTCTGTGCCGAGGCGCTTTCTAGCGGATTAACGACTATGATTGGGGGTGGATTGGGACCAGTCACCGTGGGCATCTGTTCGGGCGGAGCCTATAATATGGGCTTAATGCTGCAAGCTTCTGAGGGGTTTGCGATTAATTTTGGCTTTTTGGGTAAAGGGAGTTCGAGTCTCCCAGCAAGTCTCGTCGAACAAATAGAAGGCGGTGCGATCGGGCTAAAAATTCATGAGGATTGGGGCGCAATGCCTGCTCTGATTGACACCTGTCTTTCTGTTGCCGATCTGCATGACTTTCAAGTCCAAATTCACACTGATACGCTCAATGAGTCAGGCTATGTGGAAGATACGCTAGCAGCGATTCGCGGTCGGACGATCCACATGTACCATACTGAAGGTGCTGGCGGTGGACATGCCCCAGACATCATTAAGGTGGCTTCCTATTCTCACTGTCTACCGTCTTCTACTAATCCCACCAATCCCTATACGGTTAACACCTTTGATGAACATCTAGACATGGTAATGGTCTGCCATCACCTCAATCCAAAAGTTCCTGAAGATGTCGCCTTTGCGGAATCTCGTATTCGTGCTGAAACTATTGCTGCCGAAGATATTCTGCATGATATGGGAGCAATCAGCATGATGGGTTCCGATAGTCAAGGTATGGGCAGGATTGGCGAAGTCATCTGTCGTACTTGGCAATTGGCTTCCAAGATGAAAGACCAACGTGGCGCACTTCCTGAAGATAGCGATCGCCATGATAATCAACGGATTTTGCGTTACATCGCAAAGTACACAATTAATCCTGCCAAAACCTGCGGAATTGATTCCCATGTAGGTTCAATTGAGGCAGGTAAAATCGCGGACATTGTGCTTTGGCATCCTGGTTATTTTGGAGTTAAACCAGAGCTAGTAATTAAGGGAGGCTTTATCGCTTGGTCGCCTATGGGAGAATCAAATGCTTCGCTCATGACTTGCGAACCCATCCTTTATCGTCCTCAATGGGGCAGCTATGGTAGTGCCAAGCAGTCTACTTCTTTTTGCTTTGTTACTCAGACTGCTTTAGATTGCGGCTTAGCCGACAAGCTAAAACTTCGCAAACAACTTTTGCCAGTCAAAAATACGAGATCCCTCAGCAAAGCAGATATGTTACATAACAATGCTTGTCCTGAAATCGAAGTCGATCCCGACACTTTTCAGGTACGGGTGAATGGTGAAATTGCCACCTGCGAACCTGTTTCGCGTGTTCCTCTTGGTCGGCTGTATATCTTTAGGTAA
- a CDS encoding urease subunit beta, whose protein sequence is MTNIPTSNSQNSFPGEVLCESGSLQLNAGRETKTLTVANLGDRPIQIGSHYHFLEVNRALQFDRAQAYGFRLDIPAGTAIRFEPGDTKTVSLVAIAGTRHIQGLNSLVNQALDAPNAKEMAMERVQRLGYSTIVEESHGN, encoded by the coding sequence ATGACAAACATTCCAACTTCAAACTCTCAAAATTCTTTTCCTGGTGAAGTGCTCTGCGAATCTGGCTCATTGCAACTAAATGCTGGTCGAGAGACTAAAACTCTGACAGTAGCGAACTTAGGCGATCGCCCGATCCAAATTGGTTCCCATTACCACTTTCTAGAAGTGAATCGGGCTTTGCAATTCGATCGCGCCCAAGCTTATGGATTTCGGTTGGACATTCCTGCTGGGACAGCGATTAGATTTGAGCCGGGAGATACCAAAACTGTTTCGTTAGTAGCGATCGCTGGCACAAGACATATCCAAGGACTGAATAGCTTGGTAAATCAGGCGTTAGATGCTCCCAACGCCAAAGAAATGGCGATGGAGCGCGTGCAAAGATTGGGTTACAGCACGATAGTAGAGGAAAGTCATGGAAATTAG
- a CDS encoding urease subunit gamma: MYLTPREVERLTVFTAAEIARRRKEKGLKLNVPEAIAYIIDAMIEGAREDKSVAQLMSEGATLLTTEDVLPGVTELIPLIQVEAHFADGTKLISIHNPIRSPGT, translated from the coding sequence ATGTACTTAACTCCCAGAGAGGTTGAACGGCTGACTGTTTTTACAGCAGCCGAAATCGCCCGTCGTCGCAAAGAAAAAGGTCTCAAACTGAATGTACCTGAAGCGATCGCCTACATTATTGATGCCATGATCGAAGGCGCACGCGAAGATAAATCCGTGGCGCAGCTGATGTCCGAAGGTGCGACTTTATTGACGACCGAGGATGTTTTGCCGGGCGTGACAGAGCTAATTCCGTTGATTCAGGTCGAAGCTCATTTTGCCGACGGTACTAAGCTGATCAGTATTCACAATCCAATTCGTAGCCCTGGAACCTGA
- a CDS encoding IS1 family transposase, translated as MSESMPSCPSSQSLSVVKNGSTRHGKQNYKCRDCGRQFVENPQWQRVSERIQDTYDLLETLLLEKIPLAGIASVLKVSERWLQSYVNHKYENVPQQVKVEPKTTHRLTIQMDELWSFVDEKGNKQWVWLAIDAKTLEIVGCYIGDRSGDSAQKLWESLLSVYRQCAVIYTDFYTPYPVVLPSKRHRAVGKDSGKTNYIERFNCTLRQRVSRLVRKNLSFSKKLENHIGAIWNFIHYYNASLPARSSLSFLGLP; from the coding sequence ATGTCAGAGTCAATGCCATCGTGCCCATCCAGCCAGTCGTTATCAGTGGTTAAAAACGGTAGTACAAGGCATGGGAAACAAAATTATAAATGTCGGGATTGTGGTCGTCAATTTGTAGAAAATCCACAGTGGCAGAGAGTTTCAGAGCGTATCCAAGACACTTATGACCTTTTAGAGACACTACTACTAGAAAAAATCCCTCTAGCTGGAATTGCCAGCGTCCTCAAGGTGTCAGAACGATGGTTGCAGAGCTACGTCAATCATAAATATGAGAACGTTCCTCAACAGGTTAAGGTAGAACCAAAAACAACACACCGTTTGACCATACAGATGGATGAATTATGGTCTTTTGTGGATGAAAAAGGCAATAAACAGTGGGTATGGCTTGCCATTGATGCCAAGACTCTTGAAATAGTGGGTTGTTATATCGGCGATCGTTCTGGGGACTCAGCTCAGAAGTTATGGGAATCGTTGCTTAGTGTCTATCGACAATGTGCGGTGATTTACACTGATTTCTACACACCTTATCCAGTTGTCCTACCCAGCAAACGTCATAGGGCAGTCGGTAAAGACTCTGGAAAGACCAATTATATTGAGAGATTCAACTGTACGTTACGACAACGAGTATCAAGACTAGTTAGAAAAAACCTATCCTTTTCTAAAAAGTTGGAAAACCACATTGGCGCGATTTGGAATTTTATTCATTACTACAACGCTTCTTTGCCTGCTCGTTCATCCTTATCCTTTTTAGGACTACCATAA